DNA sequence from the Candidatus Methylomirabilota bacterium genome:
GGCGCAGGTGCTGGACGAGGGCGCGCTGGACCGGGCGCTCACCCGCATCGCCCACGAAATCGTCGAGCAGGCCGGCGGCGCGAAGGACATCGCGCTGGTCGGCATCAAGACGCGCGGCGTCACCCTCGGCCAGCGCATCGCTGGCAAGATCGCGGCCATCGAGGGGGGGCAGAAGCCCGCGGTCGGGGCGCTGGACATCACGCTCTACCGCGACGACCTCGGGCTCAAGGCCGAGCAGCCGGTCGTGCGCGGCACCGAGATCCCCTTCCCCATCAAGGGGCGCACGGTGGTGCTGGTCGACGACGTGCTCTTCACCGGCCGCACCATCCGCGCCGCCCTGGACGCCCTGATGGATCTCGGCCGGCCGCGGGTCATCCGCCTGGCTGTGCTGGTCGACCGCGGCCACCGCGAGCTGCCCATCCGTCCCGACTACATCGGCAAGAACCTGCCCACCAGTCGCCGGGAAACCGTCGCCGTGCTCCTGCGCGAGCACGACGGCACGGACCGTGTCGTCATCCAGGAGCCGTCCGAGGAGGGCGAGCCGCAGCCGAAAGGCGAGGCGAGTGAACATGGAAAGTCCCCCCGAGCGGAGCGAGGAGAGGGCTAGCCAATGACCTGGAAGCGCAAGGACCTCTTGAGCATGCAGGACCTCGAGGCGGCCGAGATCCGCGACGTGCTGGACACGGCGGAGTCCATGAA
Encoded proteins:
- the pyrR gene encoding bifunctional pyr operon transcriptional regulator/uracil phosphoribosyltransferase PyrR; protein product: MAYREKAQVLDEGALDRALTRIAHEIVEQAGGAKDIALVGIKTRGVTLGQRIAGKIAAIEGGQKPAVGALDITLYRDDLGLKAEQPVVRGTEIPFPIKGRTVVLVDDVLFTGRTIRAALDALMDLGRPRVIRLAVLVDRGHRELPIRPDYIGKNLPTSRRETVAVLLREHDGTDRVVIQEPSEEGEPQPKGEASEHGKSPRAERGEG